A single region of the Deefgea piscis genome encodes:
- a CDS encoding CPBP family intramembrane glutamic endopeptidase yields MTLLYFLPFAALFAASLLAILGFTCRYYLPLLVLAYGAAALLGLLDAWALLPMVLLGLAGWGMRGTRRSIRLLAHLVFVGTALGLMLHRFAGFKNPLVFAPQALSVDALPFSLYLNLDKPLIGFGLLLCFPLLAQRMGLGRTLVAAIIPLIAAIALIVPVALSWQVLAWQPKWPDITALWLLNNFLLVCMAEEVFFRAYIQGHLSRWLAHRPYGAGIALGLAALLFGLAHMAGGWLWVVLATIAGVAYGVAYRYGGLLAAMLAHFGLNALHFTLLTYPMLR; encoded by the coding sequence ATGACACTCCTGTATTTCTTGCCTTTTGCCGCGCTGTTTGCTGCGTCTTTGCTGGCAATTTTGGGCTTTACTTGCCGTTATTACCTGCCTTTGTTGGTGTTGGCGTATGGCGCAGCGGCGCTGCTTGGTTTGCTTGATGCGTGGGCCTTATTGCCTATGGTTTTACTGGGCTTGGCGGGCTGGGGTATGCGCGGAACGCGGCGATCGATTCGGCTATTGGCGCATCTCGTTTTTGTCGGTACGGCGCTGGGTTTGATGCTGCATCGCTTTGCTGGATTTAAAAACCCCTTGGTGTTTGCTCCGCAAGCCTTGTCGGTCGATGCGCTGCCGTTTTCGCTGTATTTAAACCTAGATAAGCCGCTGATTGGTTTTGGTTTGCTGCTGTGTTTTCCACTGCTGGCGCAGCGAATGGGCCTAGGGCGAACGCTAGTCGCGGCGATTATTCCGTTGATTGCGGCTATCGCATTGATTGTGCCTGTGGCTTTGAGTTGGCAGGTGCTGGCATGGCAGCCTAAATGGCCAGATATTACTGCGCTGTGGTTATTGAATAATTTTTTGCTGGTGTGTATGGCCGAAGAAGTGTTTTTTCGCGCTTATATACAAGGCCATTTAAGTCGCTGGCTGGCGCATAGGCCTTATGGTGCGGGTATTGCGCTGGGTTTGGCGGCGTTATTGTTTGGCTTGGCGCATATGGCGGGCGGTTGGCTTTGGGTGGTATTGGCAACCATTGCCGGCGTGGCCTATGGCGTAGCGTATCGCTATGGTGGTTTGCTGGCGGCGATGCTAGCGCATTTTGGCCTCAATGCGCTGCATTTTACCTTGCTGACTTATCCGATGCTCCGTTAG
- a CDS encoding ribonucleotide-diphosphate reductase subunit beta, producing MINFDDEVIASPRATAAATPAASSKRISADDKRVINGTTDVNQLVPFKHKWAWEKYLAQCANHWMPQEVNMQRDIEQWKTGQLSEDEMRLVKRNLGFFVTADSLAANNIVLGTYRQITSPECRQFLLRQAFDEAIHTHAYQYIVESLGLDEGEVFNAYNEVASIKNKDDFLIPFIDVLTNPEFKTGTLETDQQLLRSIIVFACIMEGLFFYVGFVQILALGRQNKMTGAAEQYQYILRDESMHCNFGIDLINTIKMENPELWTESFKAELVGLFQRAVELEYAYAEDTMPRGVLGLNAAQFKEYLRFIANRRMQQIGLNELFPGVTNPFPWMSEMIDLKKEKNFFETRVTEYQTGGALSWD from the coding sequence ATGATTAATTTTGATGACGAAGTAATCGCCAGCCCCCGTGCCACTGCCGCCGCGACCCCGGCTGCGAGCAGCAAACGCATTAGCGCCGACGATAAACGCGTAATCAATGGCACCACCGACGTCAACCAATTGGTGCCATTCAAGCACAAATGGGCGTGGGAAAAATACCTCGCGCAATGCGCAAACCACTGGATGCCGCAAGAAGTGAATATGCAGCGCGACATCGAGCAATGGAAAACCGGCCAATTGTCTGAAGACGAAATGCGTCTGGTTAAGCGTAACCTCGGCTTTTTTGTTACTGCCGACAGCTTGGCTGCCAACAACATCGTGCTCGGTACGTATCGCCAAATTACTAGCCCAGAATGCCGCCAATTTTTGCTACGCCAAGCGTTTGACGAAGCCATTCATACGCATGCGTATCAATACATCGTTGAGTCGCTCGGCCTAGACGAAGGCGAAGTATTTAATGCGTATAACGAAGTGGCCTCAATCAAAAATAAAGACGATTTTTTAATCCCATTTATTGATGTATTGACCAACCCCGAATTTAAAACCGGCACATTAGAAACCGACCAGCAATTATTGCGCTCGATTATTGTCTTTGCCTGCATTATGGAAGGCTTGTTCTTCTATGTGGGCTTTGTGCAAATCTTGGCACTTGGTCGTCAAAACAAAATGACTGGCGCCGCTGAGCAATATCAATACATTCTGCGCGATGAATCAATGCACTGCAATTTTGGTATCGATTTAATCAATACCATTAAAATGGAAAACCCAGAATTATGGACCGAAAGCTTTAAAGCTGAATTGGTCGGCCTATTCCAACGCGCAGTTGAGCTTGAATACGCTTACGCTGAAGACACCATGCCACGCGGTGTATTGGGCCTAAATGCTGCGCAATTTAAAGAATACCTACGCTTTATCGCCAACCGCCGCATGCAACAAATCGGCCTAAATGAATTATTCCCCGGCGTCACCAATCCATTCCCATGGATGAGTGAAATGATTGATTTGAAGAAAGAGAAAAACTTCTTTGAAACTCGGGTGACTGAATATCAGACGGGTGGGGCGTTGAGCTGGGATTAA
- a CDS encoding IS3 family transposase (programmed frameshift): MKAARYSDSQIMAILKQAEAGSTVPDLCREHGMSSASFYKWRAKFGGMDVSMMTRMKELEDENKRLKKMYIEAQMQADIIKEAMGKKVVKPSQRREMARWAVESKAVSIRAACASFMISTTCYRYVAKLDAENEKIADSLLQLTQVHRTWGFGLCFLHLRNVKKKSWNHKRVYRIYCDLELNLRIKPNKRLIRATPAPLAVPEKINETWSMDFMHDQLADGRSIRLFNVIDDFNREGLAIDVDFSLPAERVVRSLNQIIEWRGKPKRIRSDNGPEYISQLLKNWAEQHSIELAYIQPGNPQQNAYIERYNRTVRHEWLACDDFESLAEVQEVATQWLWSYNNERPHMGLGGITPKQKLALHA, translated from the exons ATGAAAGCAGCACGTTATTCTGACAGCCAGATTATGGCGATTTTAAAGCAGGCCGAAGCCGGCTCCACTGTTCCTGATTTATGCCGTGAACACGGCATGAGCTCGGCCTCTTTTTATAAGTGGCGCGCTAAGTTTGGCGGCATGGACGTCTCGATGATGACGCGCATGAAAGAGCTGGAAGATGAAAACAAGCGCCTTAAAAAGATGTATATCGAAGCTCAAATGCAGGCAGACATCATCAAGGAAGCCATGG GCAAAAAAGTGGTGAAGCCATCTCAGCGGCGTGAGATGGCGCGCTGGGCCGTTGAATCAAAGGCCGTTTCGATTCGTGCAGCTTGCGCTAGCTTTATGATCAGCACGACTTGTTATCGCTATGTGGCAAAACTAGACGCAGAAAATGAAAAAATTGCCGATTCGTTACTGCAACTTACCCAAGTTCATCGCACATGGGGCTTTGGTCTGTGCTTTTTGCATCTACGAAACGTCAAGAAAAAGTCTTGGAATCACAAACGGGTCTACCGGATTTATTGCGATTTAGAATTAAATCTGCGAATTAAGCCTAATAAACGCTTAATTCGTGCAACGCCAGCACCATTAGCAGTGCCTGAGAAAATCAATGAAACGTGGTCGATGGATTTTATGCACGATCAATTAGCCGATGGCCGCAGCATTCGCCTGTTTAATGTGATTGATGATTTTAATCGGGAGGGTTTAGCGATTGATGTTGATTTCTCTTTGCCGGCCGAGCGCGTGGTGCGTAGTTTGAATCAAATCATTGAATGGCGAGGCAAGCCAAAACGGATTCGCTCAGATAATGGGCCTGAATATATTAGCCAGTTGCTAAAAAACTGGGCGGAACAACATTCAATTGAATTGGCGTATATTCAGCCGGGCAATCCCCAGCAAAATGCCTATATCGAGCGCTATAATCGGACCGTGCGGCATGAATGGCTGGCTTGCGATGACTTTGAAAGTCTTGCTGAAGTGCAAGAGGTTGCCACGCAATGGCTTTGGAGCTACAACAACGAGCGCCCGCACATGGGTTTGGGTGGCATCACCCCGAAACAAAAACTGGCATTACATGCCTGA
- a CDS encoding glutathione S-transferase N-terminal domain-containing protein, translated as MKAFRWIVGRLILILNAIFAPKKAQHPAEHQAWLDQQTQSLALYEYEACPFCVKVRRALRRQGLNIQTINAKQAEHKAELAKMGGKVQVPCLRIEENNQVQWLYESKSIIQYLEQRFA; from the coding sequence ATGAAAGCATTCCGCTGGATCGTTGGGCGATTGATTTTGATTTTAAATGCGATTTTTGCGCCGAAAAAAGCGCAGCATCCGGCTGAGCATCAAGCATGGTTGGATCAGCAAACTCAATCGTTGGCGCTGTATGAATACGAGGCTTGCCCGTTTTGCGTGAAGGTGCGCCGCGCACTGCGCCGCCAAGGTTTAAATATTCAAACCATCAATGCCAAACAAGCTGAGCATAAAGCCGAGTTGGCAAAAATGGGGGGCAAGGTGCAGGTGCCGTGTTTGCGCATTGAAGAAAACAACCAAGTGCAATGGTTGTATGAATCGAAAAGTATTATTCAATACTTAGAACAACGCTTCGCCTAA
- a CDS encoding alanine/glycine:cation symporter family protein has translation MQDWVNLINSYVWSPALIYLCLGVGVYFSIRTRFMQLRLIRDMFSLLFDGKASSEGVSSFQALSMTLSGRVGIGNIAGVATAISFGGPGAMFWMWMMAFLGASTSYVECTLGQIYKQRIDGQFRGGPAYYIERGLKMRWYAIAFALATILGCGLLLPGMQANGIASGLSNGFGIPPETTAFGVVLVLATIIFGGVKRIARVAEVVVPFMALGYILMALVIIALNIHLVPEVITLIVSSALSFHAGFGAMIGLAIMWGVKRGVYSNEAGQGSGPHAAAAAEVSHPAKQGIVQAFAVYIDTLIVCSATAFMILITGKFNVADPNKEGGFLFHGLPDIAAGTGYTQSAVESVFPGFGAMFVGVALLFFAFTTIIAYYYIAESNVTYLLQKRRGSGTALFLLKCMLLTTVVYGAVRTSDLAWGLGDIGVGMMAWLNIIAILLLQKPALIALKDYEAQKAQGLDPTFDPVKLGIADADFWVTREAAQQPETDKRK, from the coding sequence ATGCAAGATTGGGTCAACCTGATTAACAGTTACGTCTGGAGCCCGGCATTGATTTATCTTTGCCTTGGCGTGGGCGTGTATTTTTCAATCCGTACGCGATTTATGCAGTTGCGACTCATCCGCGATATGTTCAGCTTGTTATTTGATGGCAAAGCCTCAAGCGAAGGCGTGTCTTCGTTTCAAGCTTTATCGATGACACTCTCGGGCCGAGTCGGGATTGGTAATATCGCCGGCGTTGCCACCGCCATTTCCTTTGGTGGCCCGGGTGCGATGTTTTGGATGTGGATGATGGCCTTTTTGGGCGCCAGCACCTCGTATGTAGAATGCACCTTGGGGCAAATTTACAAACAACGCATCGACGGCCAATTCCGTGGCGGCCCGGCTTATTACATCGAGCGCGGCCTAAAAATGCGCTGGTACGCCATTGCCTTTGCCTTGGCCACCATCTTGGGCTGCGGCCTTTTGCTGCCCGGCATGCAGGCCAACGGCATCGCCAGTGGACTGAGCAATGGCTTTGGCATTCCACCAGAAACCACCGCCTTTGGTGTGGTTCTGGTCTTGGCAACGATCATTTTTGGCGGCGTAAAACGCATCGCCCGTGTTGCTGAAGTGGTGGTGCCTTTTATGGCTTTGGGTTACATCCTGATGGCGCTGGTCATCATTGCACTCAATATTCACCTGGTCCCCGAAGTCATCACGCTAATCGTAAGCTCAGCACTGAGTTTCCATGCTGGCTTTGGTGCCATGATTGGCCTAGCGATTATGTGGGGCGTGAAGCGCGGCGTGTATTCCAATGAAGCCGGTCAAGGCTCTGGCCCACACGCGGCAGCGGCGGCTGAAGTGTCTCACCCTGCCAAACAAGGGATCGTGCAAGCGTTTGCGGTGTATATCGACACCTTGATCGTATGCTCAGCCACAGCGTTTATGATTTTGATCACCGGCAAATTTAATGTGGCTGATCCGAACAAAGAAGGCGGATTCTTGTTTCATGGTCTACCGGATATCGCCGCTGGCACGGGCTACACGCAATCGGCAGTAGAAAGCGTTTTCCCTGGCTTTGGCGCAATGTTTGTCGGTGTGGCACTGCTGTTTTTTGCCTTCACCACCATTATTGCCTACTACTACATCGCCGAAAGCAATGTGACCTACCTGCTGCAAAAGCGCCGTGGTAGCGGCACTGCGCTGTTCTTGCTCAAATGTATGCTACTCACTACCGTGGTTTACGGCGCGGTACGCACCTCTGATCTAGCGTGGGGCTTAGGCGACATTGGCGTGGGTATGATGGCGTGGCTCAATATTATTGCCATTTTGCTATTACAAAAACCGGCCCTGATTGCACTCAAAGACTACGAAGCACAAAAAGCGCAAGGGCTAGACCCGACGTTTGACCCTGTTAAACTCGGCATTGCCGATGCTGATTTCTGGGTAACTCGTGAAGCGGCACAACAACCTGAAACTGATAAGCGCAAATAA
- a CDS encoding methyl-accepting chemotaxis protein produces MSAFQRNLLGSVLGLIALALLFAFYVVAQNKVDRENELRYQSYLLADELRQSSDDLTRLARTYVVSRDPNYEKQYMDILAIRNGEKPRPEAYNRIYWDFVAANNQAPRPDSSVKVPLLDMMKSLGFTEAEFAKLNEAKKNSDGLVNTEVEAMGLVKKTGEGAEEGYAKARAMMHDATYHSNKAKIMQPIDDFYQLFEQRTQKAVADAAFVASMIEMGFLVVGLATLLMLWLTYRSLINVIGGSVSEAKKHIAYLSEGDFSHPIVPEGSASDSFMALMAVMQQKLSRIVLQVTMTAREIEQGAVEISSASSEAEHLVQGQTDSMSSMSAAIEQMVVSINHVSSNASSASERTRSSNQALDRGERVISDTVDSIRVIATSVQDASNSVATLTGQTQQISQIVQVIRDIADQTNLLALNAAIEAARAGEQGRGFAVVADEVRKLAERTALSTQEITEKIRSIQSGTESTAVFMNTGVSKVAVGVDLASQAGGAFGSIRQDANDVMGVIDEISSSLHEQSQTANQVANNIEQVTQMASASCTAVERAASISRRMGELSKSLSMEMKNFQLT; encoded by the coding sequence ATGTCGGCTTTTCAAAGGAATCTATTGGGCTCAGTATTGGGCTTGATTGCCTTGGCTTTGTTGTTTGCCTTTTATGTTGTTGCTCAAAACAAAGTCGATCGTGAGAATGAGCTGCGCTATCAATCGTATTTACTCGCTGATGAGTTGCGGCAATCGTCGGACGATTTAACGCGCTTGGCGCGAACGTATGTGGTGAGTCGCGACCCAAATTATGAAAAGCAATATATGGATATTTTGGCGATTCGCAATGGCGAAAAGCCGCGCCCCGAGGCGTATAACCGGATTTATTGGGACTTTGTTGCCGCCAACAATCAAGCACCACGCCCTGATTCGTCGGTGAAAGTGCCATTGCTGGACATGATGAAATCGCTGGGCTTTACCGAGGCTGAATTTGCCAAGCTCAATGAAGCAAAGAAAAACTCCGATGGTTTGGTCAATACCGAAGTTGAAGCGATGGGTTTGGTGAAAAAAACCGGTGAGGGCGCCGAAGAAGGCTATGCCAAAGCGCGAGCGATGATGCACGACGCGACGTATCACAGTAATAAAGCCAAAATCATGCAGCCGATTGATGATTTTTATCAGTTGTTTGAGCAGCGCACGCAAAAAGCCGTGGCCGATGCCGCTTTTGTCGCCTCGATGATTGAAATGGGTTTTTTGGTGGTGGGTTTGGCAACGCTGTTGATGCTGTGGCTCACGTATCGCAGCTTAATCAATGTGATTGGCGGCTCGGTGAGCGAAGCCAAAAAACACATTGCCTATTTGTCTGAGGGGGATTTTTCTCATCCGATTGTTCCAGAGGGCAGCGCTAGCGACAGCTTTATGGCCTTGATGGCGGTGATGCAGCAAAAACTCAGCCGCATCGTATTGCAAGTGACGATGACTGCGCGTGAGATTGAGCAAGGTGCGGTAGAGATTAGTTCGGCGTCCAGCGAAGCCGAGCATTTGGTGCAAGGGCAAACGGATTCAATGTCGAGTATGAGCGCGGCGATTGAGCAAATGGTGGTCAGTATTAATCATGTGTCGAGCAACGCCAGCAGTGCCTCAGAGCGAACTCGCTCGTCGAATCAAGCTTTGGATCGCGGTGAACGGGTGATTAGCGATACGGTCGATAGTATTCGAGTGATTGCCACCTCGGTGCAAGATGCATCCAATAGCGTCGCCACGCTCACTGGGCAAACGCAGCAGATTTCGCAGATTGTGCAGGTGATTCGCGATATTGCCGATCAAACTAATTTATTGGCGCTCAATGCCGCGATTGAGGCAGCGCGCGCTGGTGAGCAAGGGCGGGGCTTTGCGGTGGTGGCCGATGAGGTGCGTAAGTTGGCCGAGCGCACGGCACTCTCGACGCAAGAAATCACCGAAAAAATTCGCAGCATTCAGTCGGGTACCGAGTCGACTGCGGTGTTTATGAATACCGGCGTGAGTAAAGTCGCAGTTGGGGTGGACTTGGCCAGCCAAGCAGGCGGCGCATTTGGCTCAATCCGGCAAGATGCTAATGATGTGATGGGCGTGATTGATGAAATTAGCAGCTCTTTACACGAACAATCACAAACGGCCAACCAAGTGGCCAATAATATTGAGCAAGTGACGCAAATGGCCAGCGCCAGCTGTACGGCGGTTGAGCGGGCGGCGAGTATTTCGCGGCGCATGGGCGAGCTATCAAAATCATTGAGTATGGAAATGAAAAACTTTCAGCTGACTTAA
- a CDS encoding metal-dependent hydrolase: MMARTHIAFAALMMVACSVGILQRMPQVHEVALAGAAGLLPDLDHPKSTFGRIVPYISIPIAKVFGHRGFTHSFLMVALIIWLLLTYREQQNIPVLPLVIGYFSHIIGDLLTPSGVPLLWPIRKKFSLNIFKADGPMEHFIYRGCWLGVGYFLWVALQRPGDLWIRPAHMAVSNWCVAALEQSATMLVHLLRIMA, from the coding sequence ATGATGGCCCGGACCCACATTGCATTTGCCGCCTTGATGATGGTGGCCTGCAGTGTTGGCATTTTGCAGCGGATGCCGCAAGTGCATGAAGTCGCCCTCGCTGGCGCAGCCGGCCTACTGCCCGATTTGGATCATCCCAAATCGACTTTTGGCCGTATCGTGCCGTATATATCGATACCGATTGCCAAAGTGTTTGGTCATCGCGGCTTTACGCATTCTTTTTTGATGGTCGCATTGATTATTTGGCTGTTGCTCACCTATCGCGAGCAGCAAAACATCCCCGTTTTGCCCTTGGTCATCGGCTATTTTTCGCACATTATCGGCGATTTGCTCACCCCATCAGGCGTGCCACTGCTCTGGCCCATCCGCAAAAAATTCTCTTTAAATATTTTTAAAGCCGATGGCCCAATGGAGCATTTTATTTATCGCGGCTGCTGGCTCGGTGTAGGGTATTTTTTATGGGTGGCGCTACAAAGACCGGGCGATCTATGGATTCGCCCTGCCCATATGGCGGTCAGCAACTGGTGCGTTGCCGCGCTTGAGCAAAGCGCTACGATGCTGGTGCATCTACTGCGTATCATGGCCTAA